The Anopheles coluzzii chromosome 2, AcolN3, whole genome shotgun sequence genome window below encodes:
- the LOC120948397 gene encoding probable 28S ribosomal protein S6, mitochondrial, protein MPTYELSVILRQMSRPDMVATLKRTATAIFDKGGIIRKLDNLGTKPLPFKTSAHGLVHRTGSYFVFKFDTPPSAIDDLDEEYGRDVDIVRKRIYRADVSQQEEITCTLHEELLPPAYRKDVQKMIATAERNKTKKVFQYNTGLDYYPFQK, encoded by the exons ATGCCTACGTACGAGCTGTCCGTCATTCTGCGGCAAATGTCCCGG CCCGATATGGTCGCCACGCTGAAACGGACCGCAACTGCTATCTTCGACAAAGGCGGCATCATACGGAAGCTGGACAATTTGGGCACCAAGCCACTGCCATTCAAAACCAGCGCCCACGGTCTAGTACATCGGACGGGGTCGTACTTTGTGTTCAAATTTGACACACCACCGTCCGCCATCGACGATCTGGACGAGGAGTACGGGCGCGATGTGGACATCGTACGCAAGCGAATCTATAGGGCGGACGTTTCGCAACAGGAAGAGATCACCTGCACGCTGCACGAGGAGCTGCTGCCGCCCGCGTATCGCAAGGACGTGCAGAAGATGATCGCGACGGCCGAGCGCAACAAGACTAAGAAAGTGTTCCAGTACAATACCGGGCTGGATTACTATCCTTTCCAGAAGTGA
- the LOC125906829 gene encoding uncharacterized protein LOC125906829 — translation MEAANANLNLEEVTQNVAEKHNLKLVEVIQQAAETPMPSSSGTSYNAVSKPNLTPAKVSDSVANRLAIMKRRQEAERKRMELELQLKFVKEEEDLLSEELGVIAISGASTVTPSRPDGESMRGSQQDERGPAPRLESVHRNVPTELPEFSGDPAEWPVFIAHYDYTTEKCGFSNWENMIRLQKALKGPALEVVRSRLVLPEVVPQVIATLRSRYGRPEHLISALIGKMRRMPAPCREKPDTVVAFGEAVRSMVDHMQAAGLRAHLTNPLLLQEIVERLPTSEQYSWARHIRGVTEPDLIVFGEFMTEWMDDAETLTRLDSPSLKAVDRKKPNTKGYVHAHVENQGATTSGTRAIQVGQSCFVCNKRGHLVSKCFAFGAMAVKDRWRKARALSLCFSCLERHNWRTCQNRAVCSIGGCTRRHHVLLHGAEESREIGSEQNNIESREGGIDGGVIAESNHHQYVSSSSKALFRIVPVTVYGPAATVTTFAFLDEGSSMTLVDDDLAEQLGVEGKVEPLCIRWTGNTTRVEAGSRRVNLKVGPVGSTKRFAIHSVRTVPGLNLPRQSFVQDEGRWQHLERLPIRQYRDAEPKLLIGLDNLRLAVPLRTKEGGVGDPIAVKTRLGWCIYGKPANLECERLLHICECNDQGNIHETIREYFDMQLIGAAHGVEQDPHERRAKQILDTTTTRIGKRFESGLLWRKDDIELPPSIDMARRRFNCLERRMERDGHLKEQVHRQIRDLLSKQYVHKATLRELEEADQRRVWYLPIGVVTNPNKPGRVRLIWDAAAKAHGTSLNDMLLKGPDELRSLLGVLFRFRLYAVAACADVKEMFLQIMIRKEDKHAQRFLWRYEPTDELETYIVDVVMFGSACSPATAQYVKNRNAREHMEQFPRAVEGIIESTYVDDFLDSFETEEEACQVSHDILIQDLWRTGTQWDEEINDMQLRHWRRWIDLLPAIADLRIPRSYFAAASKKMYENGEWHLFVDASQHAYACVLYLRIFDDAGEPQCTLIGGKAKVAPLKPLTIPKLELQACVLGARFLRYTQEHHPINVRRRVLWSDSTVALSWIRSDPRNYKPFVAHRVVEILESTSVDEWRWVPTDHNPADEATKWKGKPNFDFGGNWFQGPEFLLHGEDDWPSQRHNSDNPSEEIRQVNLHVEDSNTGLLPIRYERFSRLERLQRMIGWIVRYVGNLRRKYRGEPILGGALRQEELYEADKILWRQTQLEYYPEEVRILSLDDNDGKPGGRTVSKQSHIYHLLPFVDEEGVLRMRGRIGAAADVPYSAKYPVILPRGSRLAELIVERYHRLYRHANNETVTNELRQQFQIPKLRALVTKTVKNCVFCKIRRSLPQVPPMAPLPKERLTPFVRPFSYVGLDYFGPVLVKRGRSNEKRWIALFTCLTVRAIHLEVVHSLSTESCVLAVRRFVARRGAPVEIFSDNGTNFLGASRQLRREIEERNETLAAIFTNAHTRWTFNPPGAPHMGGVWERMVRSVKAAISTVMEAKHAPDDETFETVILDAEAMINSRPLTYVPLDPENQEAITPNHFLLGSSSGVKQQPVLPTNYRDSLKGNWKLAQHMLDGIWRRWIKEYLPVISRQNSLSVKIIHK, via the exons ATGGAAGCGGCAAATGCTAACCTCAATCTGGAGGAGGTTACGCAAAACGTGGCTGAGAAACATAACCTCAAACTGGTTGAGGTTATCCAACAAGCGGCAGAAACACCCATGCCTTCTTCAAGTGGGACAAGCTACAACGCGGTGAGCAAACCTAACCTCACTCCTGCTAAGGTATCCGACAGTGTGGCTAATCGGCTAGCCATTATGAAGCGGCGGCAGGAGGCGGAGAGGAAACGGATGGAGCTCGAGTTGCAGCTGAAGTTtgtgaaggaggaggaggacttGTTGTCCGAGGAGTTGGGTGTGATTGCGATTTCGGGAGCATCGACTGTGACACCGTCCCGGCCGGATGGAGAATCGATGCGAGGCTCGCAGCAGGATGAGCGTGGTCCCGCCCCGCGACTGGAAAGTGTTCATCGAAACGTGCCAACCGAATTACCCGAGTTTTCAGGGGACCCGGCGGAATGGCCCGTATTTATTGCGCACTACGATTACACAACGGAGAAATGTGGTTTTTCCAACTGGGAAAACATGATACGGCTGCAGAAGGCGCTCAAAGGACCTGCGCTAGAAGTTGTGCGAAGCCGTTTAGTGCTACCGGAGGTGGTGCCACAAGTGATTGCGACGCTGCGATCGCGCTATGGTCGGCCGGAACATCTCATTTCAGCGCTGATTGGGAAAATGCGTCGGATGCCTGCACCTTGCAGGGAGAAGCCCGATACTGTTGTGGCGTTCGGCGAGGCAGTGCGGAGCATGGTAGATCACATGCAGGCTGCTGGTCTACGGGCACACTTGACCAacccgttgctgctgcaagAGATCGTGGAAAGGTTGCCGACGAGCGAGCAGTACAGCTGGGCACGGCACATACGAGGCGTGACGGAACCGGATCTTATCGTGTTTGGCGAATTCATGACGGAATGGATGGACGATGCTGAAACGTTAACCAGGCTGGATTCACCCTCATTGAAAGCAGTAGACAGGAAGAAACCTAACACCAAGGGTTACGTGCATGCGCACGTGGAAAACCAGGGAGCGACCACATCGGGAACAAGAGCCATCCAGGTAGGACAatcttgttttgtgtgtaacAAACGGGGACACCTTGTGAGCAAATGCTTCGCGTTTGGAGCAATGGCGGTGAAGGACCGCTGGCGGAAGGCCCGTGCACTTTCTTTATGTTTTAGCTGTCTGGAGCGGCACAACTGGCGGACGTGCCAAAACAGAGCGGTTTGCAGCATTGGTGGGTGCACGCGCCGACATCATGTGTTGCTACACGGCGCTGAGGAGTCTCGCGAGATCGGCAGCGAGCAGAATAATATAGAAAGCCGTGAAGGAGGAATCGATGGTGGTGTCATTGCGGAGAGTAACCATCACCAATAcgtgtcatcatcatcgaagGCGCTATTTCGAATAGTGCCTGTCACCGTGTATGGACCGGCTGCTACGGTGACGACGTTTGCGTTTTTGGATGAAGGCTCGTCCATGACGCTGGTGGATGACGATTTGGCTGAACAATTAGGTGTTGAGGGCAAGGTGGAGCCACTTTGCATCCGTTGGACAGGCAACACTACAAGGGTCGAGGCTGGATCCAGACGAGTAAACCTGAAGGTGGGACCTGTTGGTTCTACAAAGCGGTTTGCCATCCACTCGGTACGGACTGTGCCAGGGCTAAACCTACCTCGACAATCCTTCGTGCAGGACGAAGGGAGATGGCAACATTTGGAGCGGCTACCGATTCGGCAATATCGGGATGCGGAACCCAAGCTGCTTATTGGGTTGGACAATTTGCGGTTGGCGGTCCCTCTCAGGACTAAGGAGGGAGGCGTTGGTGATCCAATCGCAGTAAAGACACGCCTTGGGTGGTGTATTTACGGAAAACCGGCGAATCTGGAGTGTGAACGGTTGTTGCATATTTGCGAGTGCAACGACCAAGGTAACATTCACGAGACGATTCGGGAATATTTCGACATGCAGTTGATTGGTGCTGCACACGGCGTCGAACAGGATCCACATGAGCGGCGTGCGAAGCAGATTCTGGACACTACCACGACACGAATCGGGAAGCGATTCGAATCGGGATTACTGTGGAGGAAAGATGACATCGAGCTACCTCCTAGCATCGACATGGCGCGTCGTAGGTTCAATTGTTTGGAGAGGAGGATGGAGCGAGATGGACATCTTAAGGAACAAGTACATCGCCAGATTCGAGATTTGTTGAGCAAGCAGTACGTTCACAAGGCTACGTTGCGTGAGCTGGAGGAGGCTGACCAGCGACGCGTATGGTACCTACCAATAGGGGTGGTTACCAACCCAAATAAACCTGGAAGGGTTCGGCTGATTTGGGACGCGGCAGCTAAGGCGCATGGAACATCGTTGAACGACATGCTGCTGAAGGGACCAGACGAGCTGAGGTCGTTACTTGGCGTACTCTTCCGATTTCGTCTGTACGCAGTGGCGGCGTGTGCAGACGTGAAGGAGATGTTTTTGCAGATTATGATACGAAAGGAAGACAAACACGCGCAGCGTTTCTTGTGGCGTTACGAACCAACGGACGAGTTGGAAACCTACATCGTGGATGTTGTAATGTTCGGGTCTGCGTGTTCACCCGCAACGGCGCAGTATGTCAAGAACCGAAACGCTCGAGAGCACATGGAACAATTCCCACGAGCGGTGGAGGGAATTATTGAAAGCACTTACGTAGATGACTTTCTGGACAGCTTCGAGACGGAAGAAGAAGCATGTCAGGTATCCCATGAC ATCCTGATACAAGATCTTTGGCGAACTGGCACGCAGTGGGACGAAGAGATTAACGACATGCAGTTGAGACATTGGCGTAGATGGATTGATCTGCTTCCGGCAATAGCAGACCTACGCATTCCGCGCAGTTACTTTGCGGCAGCATCGAAGAAGATGTACGAGAATGGCGAATGGCATTTGTTTGTCGATGCAAGTCAGCACGCTTATGCATGCGTCTTATATCTGAGGATATTTGATGATGCTGGAGAACCTCAGTGTACACTCATCGGTGGGAAAGCTAAGGTGGCGCCACTGAAGCCACTTACTATTCCGAAGCTTGAGCTTCAGGCTTGCGTGTTGGGAGCGAGATTTTTACGCTACACGCAGGAGCATCATCCGATTAATGTGAGACGACGAGTGCTTTGGTCGGACAGCACAGTTGCGTTGTCGTGGATAAGGTCGGATCCAAGAAACTACAAACCCTTCGTGGCTCATAGGGTGGTCGAAATACTGGAGAGCACATCGGTTGACGAGTGGAGATGGGTGCCTACTGACCACAACCCGGCAGACGAGGCCACGAAGTGGAAGGGAAAGCCGAATTTCGACTTTGGTGGCAACTGGTTTCAAGGGCCAGAGTTCTTACTCCATGGGGAGGATGATTGGCCATCACAGAGGCACAACAGCGACAACCCGTCAGAAGAAATACGACAGGTAAATCTTCACGTGGAAGACTCTAACACCGGACTATTACCTATCCGGTATGAACGTTTTAGCCGATTGGAGAGGCTACAAAGGATGATTGGTTGGATTGTCAGGTATGTGGGCAATCTGAGACGAAAGTATCGTGGCGAACCTATTTTAGGAGGTGCTCTACGACAAGAAGAACTCTATGAAGCGGATAAGATTCTGTGGAGGCAGACACAACTCGAGTACTATCCGGAAGAAGTTCGCATTCTGAGTTTGGACGATAACGATGGAAAACCTGGAGGAAGAACGGTATCAAAGCAAAGCCACATTTACCATCTATTGCCGTTTGTGGACGAGGAAGGCGTATTGCGAATGCGAGGAAGGATAGGTGCAGCGGCTGATGTTCCTTATTCTGCTAAGTATCCCGTTATACTGCCGAGGGGTTCCCGACTGGCTGAGTTGATAGTAGAGCGGTATCATCGATTGTATCGTCATGCGAACAACGAAACAGTGACGAATGAGTTACGGCAACAATTTCAGATCCCGAAGCTGAGAGCGTTGGTAACGAAGACGGTGAAGAACTGTGTCTTCTGTAAGATCAGGCGGTCACTACCACAAGTGCCGCCAATGGCACCGTTACCAAAGGAGAGGCTCACGCCCTTTGTTAGGCCATTCAGCTACGTCGGGCTGGATTACTTTGGACCAGTGTTGGTCAAGAGAGGAAGATCGAACGAGAAGCGTTGGATCGCTTTATTCACGTGTTTGACTGTGCGCGCGATTCACTTGGAGGTGGTGCACAGTCTATCGACGGAATCGTGCGTGTTGGCGGTTAGACGATTTGTGGCTAGAAGAGGTGCACCGGTAGAAATCTTCAGCGACAACGGGACCAATTTCTTGGGTGCTAGCAGACAGCTGCGGAGGGAGATCGAGGAGCGCAATGAAACTCTGGCGGCGATTTTCACGAATGCGCACACCCGTTGGACCTTCAACCCACCTGGCGCTCCACACATGGGCGGCGTGTGGGAGCGTATGGTACGCTCTGTAAAAGCGGCGATTAGCACGGTGATGGAGGCAAAGCACGCACCCGACGACGAGACGTTTGAGACAGTGATCTTAGACGCAGAGGCGATGATCAACTCTAGACCGTTGACTTATGTTCCCTTGGACCCGGAGAACCAAGAGGCAATCACACCGAATCATTTCCTGTTGGGGAGTTCTTCAGGTGTAAAGCAGCAGCCAGTGTTACCTACGAACTATAGGGATAGCTTGAAGGGAAATTGGAAGTTAGCGCAGCATATGCTCGACGGAATATGGAGGCGGTGGATTAAGGAATATTTACCGGTGATCTCGCGGCAGA ATTCCCTCAGCGTCAAGATCATCCACAAATGA
- the LOC120948396 gene encoding myb-binding protein 1A produces the protein MKEQSGRKAGMLMDKTVFGYFKHFVSDDDEARVKGACGLIEFLCNGQKIKPHNGTDDAEEESVVPKTAETAYALKRLVRGVGSMQNDSRIGFFTALVGLLERLRGREDECPSVTELFTLVKSELTESELGEGEEEKHKTPLELRIGKILVCGAIIKSGLIDDASELELQTVLKTLKKDMYKMLVPLVYTFLNELANRLEASKFSKVFWPVFEPVLNVPKEKHTIDSAFFLLQLSTGPHKKLINQKYFERNFGAPKLLHEHNFPFLAQLLFGIGSTMGINHPFYECLLRELNKQNTLVPFWRDAIVPVLEQENRGSKPKHRDIIVLRLVVSVFNLLEDGTLVPEVLQPAFVKFLVNNLKNRNKYSEDVRNLYQEVCAALLQTYPKMQDESARLETLRRLMHAPGSVLIEKYANCKLLHNLLTTLSAESLRTVGSELKATILDDAATGTNGERSYAAYMLQRLLSLRQLTTQSDDKGQAEGWHQEVVKFLLTLGVFYSADGVSVLKASKQDKALSAELAKTMRGLFFSSLQHRHPKLSVERAFLLSIVRHVDEIMRAHGTKCLRSALTDEQMSCWNKMFATVTSESSPVGKKQKSKKRQSVGDAAETQCDTVFHILLMHMGLHLFSDPEVACSSIEELECVMKRIEEKAKQRRQGSNGDANGGRKKKRASELTIELEPAEPEWIEVVVDLFLNLLSQNSHLLRNVIAHLFPHLSSEITLPALNQILSVINLKDKSNPLTVPGEEDESETEEVEDDENGSSDSGEEEEEEEEDEEESVKKHAANGDGNEEEDDEEDDEDDDEDIMGDEEEEDNITDTMRAAIQTALGGANPETDTESVDLDELDEEQGRRLDQALTAAFRAFRKKQSARKRKGPTKAEKQMDIVLTHFRMRVLDLVDAYLKHEPDMLLCLELMLYIFEMLPVALREESKYGSILTRYRQIFTTLNRIKKFKRDAEDVRPEQLEQILRDLIEKVAKGAAFPERNEYLLKACQFIVICSQVLGKEAAAGGASGPNAVDRMFGELLEEFITNRNPSLAFSAFQSLFQMQWSGVWHLTGKLVHGGLQVGSVRAIRRIQTLQLLRELLRNRRLLNADQARAAGELRTMCTDGIAPYVAQLEAAVVAGDRTIGQNELYELLLVLSELQHLPSHLGAAPSVAGSNGKKAAKNQQQSLLNWKTIGTQIQSMRLFALNAQTMATYRQFCKRWHLNPISNEGLPLLKENGLNAVEATNGAGGGTTVSKKGKGKTQKTTNDGEDDEEEEEEEEDDEEEEEEEEEEEEDAPHLLNGHSANDDSSAAEEETEERGGKAKRKQKKGKATNGHSAANGNAQEEEQHNDENGEEGMEVTEGPTNRKRKKDKIVQNGAASEDGVSSKKEKRRRKEALLQAASEGMEDFSFARAIQIE, from the exons ATGAAGGAGCAATCCGGCCGCAAGGCTGGCATGCTGATGGACAAAACGGTGTTCGGCTACTTTAAGCATTTCGTCAGCGACGACGATGAGGCGCGGGTTAAAGGCGCCTGCGGGTTGATCGAGTTTCTGTGCAATGGCCAGAAAATCAAGCCGCACAACGGTACCGACGATGCCGAGGAAGAATCCGTTGTTCCT AAAACGGCCGAAACTGCATACGCACTGAAGCGCTTGGTCCGCGGCGTAGGTTCGATGCAAAACGACTCGCGAATCGGTTTCTTCACCGCGCTCGTAGGGCTGCTGGAACGATTGCGCGGCAGGGAGGATGAATGCCCGTCAGTGACGGAACTGTTTACGTTGGTGAAGTCGGAGCTCACCGAGTCGGAGCTTggggaaggggaggaagaaaagCATAAAACTCCGCTCGAGCTGCGCATCGGAAAGATTCTCGTTTGCGGTGCCATCATAAAGTCGGGCCTGATCGACGATGCGTCCGAGCTGGAGCTGCAAACGGTGCTGAAAACGCTGAAGAAGGACATGTACAAAATGCTCGTACCGCTGGTGTACACGTTTCTGAACGAGCTGGCCAACCGGCTCGAGGCGTCCAAGTTTTCCAAAGTGTTCTGGCCCGTGTTCGAGCCGGTGCTGAACGTGCCGAAGGAAAAGCACACGATCGATTCGGCATTCTTTCTGCTGCAGCTGTCCACCGGCCCGCACAAGAAGCTGATCAATCAAAAGTACTTCGAGCGCAACTTCGGTGCCCCGAAGCTGCTGCACGAGCATAACTTTCCCTTCCTGGCGCAGCTGCTGTTCGGCATTGGCAGCACGATGGGGATCAATCACCCGTTCTACGAGTGTCTGCTGCGGGAGCTGAACAAGCAAAATACGCTGGTGCCGTTCTGGCGTGACGCTATCGTGCCCGTGTTGGAGCAGGAGAACCGCGGCTCCAAGCCGAAGCACCGCGACATCATCGTGCTACGGTTGGTGGTATCGGTTTTCAACCTGCTGGAAGATGGCACCCTCGTGCCGGAAGTGTTGCAGCCAGCGTTTGTAAAGTTTCTCGTCAACAATCTGAAAAATCGAAACAAGTACAGCGAGGACGTGCGCAACCTGTACCAGGAAGTGTGCGCCGCACTGCTGCAAACCTATCCCAAGATGCAGGACGAAAGCGCTCGGCTGGAAACGCTCCGCCGTCTGATGCATGCCCCGGGGAGTGTTCTGATCGAGAAGTACGCGAATTGCAAGCTGCTACACAATCTGCTCACCACACTGTCGGCGGAAAGTTTACGCACAGTGGGGAGTGAACTGAAGGCAACCATACTGGATGACGCGGCGACGGGCACGAACGGGGAGCGATCGTACGCTGCCTACATGCTGCAGCGGTTGCTCTCCCTCCGTCAGCTGACCACACAATCAGATGACAAAGGACAGGCGGAGGGGTGGCACCAGGAGGTGGTAAAGTTTTTGCTCACGCTCGGCGTGTTTTACTCCGCGGACGGGGTAAGTGTGCTGAAAGCTTCCAAGCAGGACAAAGCACTCTCAGCCGAGCTGGCGAAGACGATGCGCGGACTGTTCTTCAGTTCGCTTCAACACCGCCATCCGAAGCTGTCGGTCGAGCGCGCCTTCCTGCTCTCGATCGTACGCCACGTGGACGAGATAATGCGTGCGCACGGGACCAAGTGTCTGCGCAGCGCGCTGACCGATGAGCAGATGTCCTGCTGgaataaaatgtttgctacGGTGACGAGCGAATCGTCGCCGGTCGgtaagaagcaaaaaagcaaaaaacgcCAATCCGTAGGCGACGCAGCGGAAACGCAATGCGACACGGTGTTTCACATACTGTTGATGCACATGGGGCTGCATCTGTTTAGCGATCCGGAAGTAGCGTGCAGCTCCATCGAGGAGCTCGAGTGCGTGATGAAGCGCATCGAGGAGAAGGCCAAGCAGCGGCGCCAAGGTAGCAATGGGGATGCCAATGGTGgtaggaagaagaagagggcCAGCGAGTTGACGATCGAGCTGGAACCGGCCGAACCCGAGTGGAtcgaggtggtggtggatctGTTCCTGAATCTGCTTTCGCAAAATTCACACCTGCTGCGCAACGTGATTGCGCACCTGTTTCCGCATCTGTCGAGCGAGATAACGCTTCCGGCGCTCAATCAAATTCTGTCGGTGATCAACCTGAAGGACAAATCGAACCCACTGACGGTACCGGGTGAGGAGGATGAAAGTGAGACGGAAGAGGTGGAGGACGATGAGAATGGTTCTTCGGACAGTGGcgaggaagaagaggaagaagaggaagatgAGGAGGAAAGCGTAAAGAAGCACGCAGCAAACGGGGATGGCaatgaggaggaggatgacgaGGAAgatgacgaggacgacgacgaggacatAATGGgagacgaggaggaggaagacaACATTACGGACACCATGCGGGCAGCGATACAGACGGCACTGGGTGGAGCGAATCCGGAAACCGACACCGAGTCGGTAGATCTGGACGAACTGGACGAGGAGCAAGGACGCCGGCTGGACCAAGCGCTAACGGCAGCGTTCCGGGCGTTCCGCAAGAAGCAATCCGCACGCAAGCGAAAGGGACCGACGAAGGCGGAAAAGCAGATGGACATCGTGCTGACGCACTTCCGGATGCGCGTGCTCGACCTGGTCGATGCGTACCTCAAGCACGAACCGGACATGCTGCTCTGCCTCGAGCTGATGCTGTACATCTTCGAAATGCTGCCGGTGGCATTGCGCGAGGAGTCCAAGTACGGGTCGATTCTGACGCGCTACCGCCAGATCTTCACCACGCTGAACCGCATCAAGAAGTTCAAACGGGACGCGGAGGACGTGCGGCCGGAGCAGCTGGAGCAGATACTGCGCGATTTGATCGAGAAGGTCGCTAAGGGTGCCGCCTTCCCGGAGCGCAACGAGTACCTGCTGAAGGCGTGCCAGTTCATCGTCATCTGCAGCCAGGTGTTGGGCAAGGAGGCGGCAGCCGGTGGTGCCAGCGGTCCCAACGCGGTGGACAGAATGTTCGGCGAGCTGCTGGAAGAGTTCATCACGAACCGCAACCCGTCGCTGGCGTTCAGCGCGTTTCAGAGCCTGTTCCAGATGCAGTGGAGCGGCGTATGGCACCTGACCGGTAAGCTGGTGCACGGTGGGCTGCAGGTAGGCTCTGTACGTGCGATTCGCCGAATACAGACACTGCAGTTGCTGCGCGAGCTGTTGCGGAATCGCCGACTGCTGAACGCGGATCAGGCCCGGGCGGCAGGTGAGCTGCGGACGATGTGTACCGACGGGATCGCACCGTACGTGGCGCAACTGGAGGCTGCAGTTGTCGCTGGCGATCGCACTATCGGACAGAACGAACTgtacgagctgctgctggtgctgagcGAACTGCAACATCTTCCATCGCATCTAGGAGCAGCCCCATCCGTTGCCGGTAGCAACGGCAAGAAAGCGGCCAAAAACCAGCAACAGTCTCTGCTCAATTGGAAAACTATCGGCACGCAGATACAATCGATGCGCCTATTCGCCCTTAACGCGCAAACGATGGCCACCTATCGGCAGTTCTGTAAACGTTGGCATCTGAACCCGATCAGCAACGAAGGACTGCCGTTGCTGAAGGAGAACGGGCTGAATGCGGTGGAAGCGACAAACGGTGCTGGTGGCGGCACAACCGTGTCTAAAAAGGGTAAGGgcaaaacacagaaaacaacGAACGATGGGGAGGACgatgaagaggaggaagaggaagaggaggacgatgaagaggaggaagaggaagaggaggaggaggaagaggatgcTCCACACCTGCTGAACGGCCACAGTGCAAACGACGATAGTAGTGCAGCTGAAGAGGAAACCGAAGAACGTGGGGGTAAGGCGAAGCGCAAgcaaaagaagggaaaagcgACAAACGGCCATAGTGCTGCCAATGGAAACGCGCAGGAAGAGGAGCAGCACAATGATGAGAATGGCGAGGAAGGGATGGAAGTCACTGAAGGGCCAACCAACCGGAAGCGCAAGAAGGACAAGATAGTGCAGAATGGTGCAGCCAGCGAAGACGGCGTATCGTCTAAGAAGGAAAAGCGGCGGCGAAAGGAGGCCTTGTTGCAGGCCGCTTCCGAAGGCATGGAAGATTTTTCGTTTGCGAGGGCTATACAGATAGAGTAA